Proteins found in one Alicyclobacillus cycloheptanicus genomic segment:
- a CDS encoding C40 family peptidase — protein MQPADLIFIRGTEGIAGPIKWLTQSPYTHIAGLVDEGQIFESQAGRRAGFESVETYKGVADVYRCPLVTEEQRREIINAVLQWAGSGYDYLRFGSLACRQILGAVIPMPVYSSRTRHICTTLWVDAYRAAGIDLCPGVAHPTPGELAQSPLLEFAGSF, from the coding sequence GTGCAGCCAGCGGATCTGATTTTTATCCGGGGCACAGAAGGCATTGCGGGACCCATTAAGTGGCTCACCCAAAGCCCGTATACACACATTGCTGGTTTGGTCGACGAAGGCCAAATTTTTGAGTCTCAGGCAGGGCGCAGAGCTGGCTTTGAGTCAGTGGAAACCTACAAGGGTGTGGCAGACGTGTACCGGTGCCCGCTTGTCACGGAGGAGCAGCGGCGTGAAATTATCAATGCCGTCCTGCAGTGGGCCGGGTCCGGTTATGACTACCTGCGCTTCGGCAGTTTGGCGTGCCGCCAGATTCTCGGCGCGGTGATCCCGATGCCGGTCTATTCCAGCCGAACCCGTCACATTTGTACAACCCTGTGGGTGGACGCGTACCGTGCCGCAGGTATTGACCTGTGTCCGGGGGTCGCGCATCCGACGCCCGGGGAGCTAGCACAGTCGCCGCTCCTCGAATTTGCCGGGTCCTTTTGA